From a single Phragmites australis chromosome 7, lpPhrAust1.1, whole genome shotgun sequence genomic region:
- the LOC133923425 gene encoding senescence-specific cysteine protease SAG39-like: protein MATYSLGLLFAVLVCTCALNALAAHDLADQSMSMVARHEQWMSKYGRVYMDDAEKARRFEVFKANVAFIESVNARNHKFWLEANRFADLTDDEFRASRTGYKKPASKGWTTGFRSANVSLDDLPASVDWRTKGAVTPIKDQGECGCCWAFSTVASMEGVVKQSTGKLISLSEQELVDCDVNGMDQGCEGGEMDDAFQFIIDNGGLTTETNYPYTASDGSCNSNKESNEAASIKGYEDVPVNDEESLRKAVANQPVSVAVDGGDSHFRFYKGGILSGACGTELDHGIAAVGYGVASDGTKYWLMKNSWGTSWGEDGYIRMERDVSDQEGMCGLAMQPSYPTA, encoded by the exons ATGGCAACTTACTCGCTGGGTCTCCTCTTCGCCGTCCTCGTCTGCACCTGTGCACTCAACGCTCTTGCGGCTCACGACCTCGCTGACCAGTCCATGTCCATGGTGGCAAGGCATGAGCAGTGGATGTCCAAGTACGGCCGCGTCTACATGGACGACGCCGAGAAGGCGCGGCGGTTCGAGGTTTTCAAGGCCAATGTGGCCTTCATTGAGTCGGTCAATGCCAGGAACCACAAGTTCTGGCTCGAGGCCAACCGATTTGCCGATCTTACCGACGACGAGTTCAGGGCCTCACGGACTGGTTACAAGAAGCCGGCCAGCAAGGGCTGGACGACGGGGTTTCGGTCTGCGAATGTCAGCCTTGATGACCTTCCAGCCTCTGTGGACTGGAGGACGAAAGGAGCGGTCACGCCCATCAAGGACCAAGGCGAATGCG GGTGTTGCTGGGCGTTCTCCACGGTGGCGTCCATGGAGGGCGTCGTCAAGCAGAGCACCGGGAAGTTGATCTCTCTGTCAGAGCAGGAACTCGTGGACTGCGACGTGAATGGCATGGACCAGGGCTGCGAGGGTGGGGAAATGGACGACGCCTTCCAGTTCATCATCGACAACGGCGGCCTCACCACCGAGACCAACTACCCATACACGGCATCCGACGGCAGCTGCAACTCCAACAAGGAGTCCAACGAAGCCGCGTCCATCAAAGGGTACGAGGATGTGCCGGTCAATGACGAGGAGTCTCTGCGCAAGGCGGTCGCCAACCAGCCAGTGTCGGTCGCCGTCGACGGAGGGGATTCCCACTTCCGGTTCTACAAGGGCGGGATCCTTTCCGGCGCCTGCGGTACGGAGCTTGACCACGGGATCGCTGCGGTCGGGTATGGTGTGGCGAGTGATGGCACCAAGTATTGGCTGATGAAGAACTCATGGGGCACGTCATGGGGTGAGGACGGGTATATCAGGATGGAGAGGGACGTCTCCGACCAGGAGGGTATGTGCGGCCTCGCCATGCAGCCTTCCTACCCGACAGCGTAG